From one Catellatospora sp. IY07-71 genomic stretch:
- a CDS encoding UDP-N-acetylmuramoyl-L-alanyl-D-glutamate--2,6-diaminopimelate ligase has product MRHVMAQRVRSSAVPGNHSSTSAPLRPARVTPVDLATLAALVGAQAPAGTTVTGVTHAGDQARPGDLYAALPGARRHGAEFTAQALAGGAVAVLTDAAGAAHPGVAPAREAGVPVLVVADAREALGPVADAVYGSPTSGMTVIGLTGTAGKTSTAYLVESGLRAAGHVTGLIGTVETRLGDLVVNSVRTTPEATDLHAMLALARERGVTAVVMEVSSHALVMGRVGGVRFAVGGWTNFGSDHLDFHTDSDDYFQAKARLFDGRCAVEVLNLDDPALKPLLRPATVTYSAAGDPSATWHAEGVAEEDFGQRFTAVGPVGRVAAGVRLPGLHNVANALLALACLTAVGVDAAVAAAGVAACPGVPGRLERVPAPGPVIGVVDYAHKVGAIEAALLALRQLADARGGQLIALLGAGGDRDTGKRPHMGAAGAHGADLLIVTDDNPRTEDPALVRQGVLAGTAGAPAEVVEIAGRRAAIAEAVARAAAGDVIALLGKGHETGQEIQGQIHPFDDRIELAAALTARFGGVPQEEVR; this is encoded by the coding sequence GTGCGGCACGTCATGGCCCAGCGGGTAAGGTCTAGCGCCGTGCCCGGGAATCACAGCTCCACCTCCGCGCCGCTGCGGCCCGCCCGCGTGACGCCGGTCGACCTCGCCACGCTCGCCGCCCTCGTGGGGGCCCAGGCGCCGGCCGGGACCACGGTCACCGGGGTGACGCACGCCGGAGACCAGGCGCGGCCCGGCGACCTGTACGCGGCCCTGCCGGGCGCCCGCCGCCACGGCGCCGAGTTCACCGCCCAGGCGCTGGCGGGCGGCGCGGTCGCCGTGCTCACCGACGCGGCCGGAGCGGCCCACCCGGGCGTCGCGCCCGCGCGGGAGGCCGGGGTGCCGGTCCTCGTCGTCGCGGACGCCAGGGAGGCGCTGGGGCCGGTCGCCGACGCGGTCTACGGCTCGCCCACGTCCGGGATGACCGTGATCGGGCTGACCGGCACCGCCGGCAAGACCTCCACGGCGTACCTGGTCGAGTCGGGCCTGCGCGCCGCGGGTCACGTCACCGGGCTCATCGGCACGGTGGAGACGCGGCTGGGCGACCTCGTCGTGAACAGCGTGCGCACCACCCCCGAGGCGACCGACCTGCACGCGATGCTCGCGCTGGCCCGCGAGCGGGGCGTCACCGCGGTGGTGATGGAGGTGTCCAGCCACGCGCTGGTCATGGGCCGGGTCGGCGGGGTGCGCTTCGCGGTCGGCGGCTGGACCAACTTCGGCTCCGACCACCTGGACTTCCACACCGACTCCGACGACTACTTCCAGGCCAAGGCGCGGCTGTTCGACGGCCGCTGCGCGGTGGAGGTGCTCAACCTCGACGACCCGGCGCTCAAGCCGCTGCTGCGCCCGGCCACGGTGACCTACTCGGCCGCGGGCGACCCGTCCGCCACCTGGCATGCCGAGGGCGTCGCCGAGGAGGACTTCGGGCAGCGCTTCACCGCCGTCGGCCCGGTGGGCCGGGTCGCCGCGGGCGTGCGCCTGCCCGGCCTGCACAACGTCGCCAACGCGCTGCTGGCCCTGGCCTGCCTGACCGCGGTCGGGGTGGACGCGGCCGTGGCCGCCGCGGGCGTCGCGGCCTGCCCGGGGGTGCCCGGCCGCCTGGAGCGGGTGCCCGCGCCCGGCCCGGTGATCGGCGTCGTCGACTACGCGCACAAGGTCGGCGCGATCGAGGCGGCGCTGCTCGCGCTGCGGCAGCTGGCCGACGCGCGCGGCGGGCAGCTGATCGCCCTGCTCGGCGCGGGCGGCGACCGCGACACCGGCAAGCGCCCGCACATGGGCGCGGCCGGTGCGCACGGCGCCGACCTGCTCATCGTCACCGACGACAACCCGCGCACCGAGGACCCGGCGCTGGTCCGGCAGGGGGTGCTCGCGGGCACGGCCGGCGCCCCCGCCGAGGTGGTCGAGATCGCGGGCCGCCGGGCCGCCATCGCCGAGGCCGTCGCGCGGGCCGCCGCGGGCGACGTGATCGCGCTGCTCGGCAAGGGCCACGAGACCGGCCAGGAGATCCAGGGCCAGATCCACCCCTTCGACGACCGGATCGAGCTGGCCGCCGCGCTGACCGCGCGATTCGGCGGCGTACCGCAGGAGGAGGTCCGATGA
- a CDS encoding penicillin-binding protein 2, whose protein sequence is MARRDTDEPAERRGRRSGIGDARAFTPRGRTTRDGLPAEHDGRSRGRTAPDEAPDPQAEAELQRRRAELRMVRGGRAEEGRPPQRLGRVTGAPRQRPRRDEDDYEEDFAPEPPRRRAGAGAAGRGRPGVGRPAFGERTRTAARDPRRGDRLPPGRGRLDQRRGRPSAPPPEPPKMGEPRRRLRLATALSLILFAVIGIRLVQFQLTDAPAFAAAGLKERLDEVGLPAPRGAIYDRDGAVLVKSVEARFVGVDPELVTDVRGTAVALAPLLGKAPSELEPLLQKGRQEVSGAKIRFRWLLRGLDVQTANTVRALKLDGIIVDRDERRDLPGQDLAANLIGFTGTDMNGLTGIEARFDDVLRGRNGELVYETGNGQLAKPIPGGYRKETPAQPGSSLMLTIDWDVQYQTQKILFENMQKVKAIWGAAVVLDARTGELIAQASYPTFNAADPFDAKPEQLADNASSMVVDPGSVHKAIVLSAALEEGVVEPDSTVKVGPSIKKGTQTYWDSHQLPEGTKITLPGLMAFSSNVATIKIADKLGAAKLYEYQKLFGLGQPTGIGVPGESAGMLQAPEDWSGTSYGSIPIGHEMAVTPLQMAAAYAAIANDGVWVQPHLIRKTIAPDGKVTEPAPPKSHRVISPENAAALREIMEAVTSADQATGHSAALPGYRIAGKTGTGSQVVDGKYVKGEVGSFIGMAPAEDPRYVIAVFVKTPGVGAGGRVAGPAFRDTMAFTLRHFKVLPSTVKSPEFVTHY, encoded by the coding sequence ATGGCGCGACGCGACACTGACGAGCCGGCCGAGCGGCGGGGGCGCCGCAGCGGCATCGGTGACGCGCGCGCCTTCACGCCGCGGGGCCGGACCACGCGTGACGGGTTGCCGGCCGAGCACGACGGCCGCTCGCGCGGCCGGACCGCCCCGGACGAGGCGCCGGACCCGCAGGCCGAGGCGGAGCTGCAGCGGCGCCGGGCGGAGCTGCGCATGGTGCGCGGCGGCCGGGCCGAGGAGGGCCGTCCGCCGCAGCGCCTGGGCCGGGTGACGGGCGCGCCACGGCAGCGGCCGCGCCGCGACGAGGACGACTACGAGGAGGACTTCGCGCCGGAGCCGCCACGGCGTCGCGCCGGGGCGGGCGCCGCGGGCCGCGGGCGTCCCGGGGTGGGCCGACCGGCTTTCGGCGAGCGTACGCGGACAGCCGCGCGTGACCCGCGCCGCGGCGACCGGCTGCCGCCCGGCCGGGGCCGGCTGGACCAGCGCCGCGGGCGCCCCAGCGCGCCCCCGCCGGAGCCGCCGAAGATGGGCGAGCCGCGCCGCCGCCTGCGCCTGGCCACCGCCCTGTCGCTGATCCTGTTCGCGGTGATCGGGATCCGGCTGGTGCAGTTCCAGCTGACCGACGCGCCCGCGTTCGCCGCGGCGGGGCTCAAGGAGCGCCTCGACGAGGTGGGCCTGCCCGCGCCGCGCGGCGCGATCTACGACCGCGACGGCGCCGTGCTGGTCAAGAGCGTGGAGGCGCGCTTCGTCGGGGTGGATCCGGAGCTGGTCACCGACGTCCGGGGCACCGCCGTGGCGCTGGCCCCGCTGCTGGGCAAGGCGCCCTCGGAGCTGGAGCCGCTGCTGCAGAAGGGCCGGCAGGAGGTCAGCGGCGCGAAGATCCGCTTCCGCTGGCTGCTGCGCGGCCTCGACGTGCAGACCGCGAACACCGTCCGGGCACTGAAGCTGGACGGCATCATCGTCGACCGCGACGAGCGTCGCGACCTGCCCGGCCAGGATCTAGCCGCCAACCTGATCGGCTTCACCGGCACCGACATGAACGGCCTGACCGGCATCGAGGCCCGCTTCGACGACGTGCTGCGCGGCCGCAACGGCGAGCTGGTGTACGAGACCGGCAACGGCCAGCTGGCCAAGCCGATCCCGGGCGGCTACCGCAAGGAGACGCCGGCCCAGCCGGGCAGCTCGCTGATGCTCACCATCGACTGGGACGTGCAGTACCAGACGCAGAAGATCCTGTTCGAGAACATGCAGAAGGTGAAGGCGATCTGGGGCGCGGCGGTGGTGCTGGACGCCCGCACCGGCGAGCTGATCGCCCAGGCCAGCTACCCGACGTTCAACGCGGCCGACCCGTTCGACGCCAAGCCGGAGCAGCTGGCCGACAACGCCAGCTCGATGGTGGTCGACCCGGGCTCGGTGCACAAGGCGATCGTGCTGTCGGCGGCGCTGGAGGAGGGCGTCGTCGAGCCGGATTCCACGGTCAAGGTCGGCCCGAGCATCAAGAAGGGCACGCAGACCTACTGGGACAGCCACCAGCTGCCCGAGGGCACGAAGATCACGCTGCCGGGCCTGATGGCGTTCTCCTCGAACGTGGCCACCATCAAGATCGCCGACAAGCTGGGCGCGGCGAAGCTGTACGAGTACCAGAAGCTGTTCGGCCTCGGCCAGCCCACCGGCATCGGGGTGCCCGGCGAGTCGGCCGGCATGCTCCAGGCGCCGGAGGACTGGAGCGGCACGTCGTACGGCTCCATCCCGATCGGCCACGAGATGGCGGTGACCCCGCTGCAGATGGCCGCGGCGTACGCGGCGATCGCCAACGACGGGGTGTGGGTGCAGCCGCACCTGATCCGGAAGACGATCGCGCCGGACGGCAAGGTCACCGAGCCCGCCCCGCCGAAGTCGCACCGCGTCATCAGCCCGGAGAACGCGGCCGCGCTGCGCGAGATCATGGAGGCGGTCACCAGCGCCGACCAGGCCACCGGCCACAGCGCGGCGCTGCCCGGCTACCGCATCGCGGGCAAGACCGGTACCGGCTCCCAGGTGGTCGACGGCAAGTACGTCAAGGGCGAGGTCGGCTCGTTCATCGGCATGGCCCCGGCGGAGGACCCGCGCTACGTCATCGCGGTCTTCGTCAAGACGCCGGGCGTCGGCGCGGGCGGCAGGGTGGCGGGCCCGGCGTTCCGCGACACGATGGCGTTCACGCTGCGGCACTTCAAGGTGCTGCCGAGCACCGTCAAGTCGCCCGAGTTCGTGACGCATTACTGA
- the rsmH gene encoding 16S rRNA (cytosine(1402)-N(4))-methyltransferase RsmH, which yields MVEPRGKHVPVLLDRCLELLAPALDRPGHPPTGRTVYVDGTLGLGGHAEAVLTAHPETILVGLDRDTEALAHSGRRLERFGDRVHLVHAVYDELPQVLPKLGIEKVDGILFDLGVSSLQLDEADRGFAYAQDAPLDMRMDQTSGTTAQDIVNGYSAQELSRVLRVYGEERFASRIAAAIVRERAKAPITSSALLAELVRDSIPAPARRTGGHPAKRTFQALRIEVNGELSTWERALPAAIDVLTPGGRVVVLSYHSLEDKITKQAFAARARSTGPVDLPVELPGTGPTLRLLTRGGAELPSEEEVARNPRAASVRLRAAQLIEQKQGP from the coding sequence ATGGTGGAGCCGCGCGGCAAGCACGTGCCGGTTCTGCTCGATCGATGCCTGGAGTTGCTGGCCCCCGCCCTGGACCGGCCCGGCCACCCGCCGACCGGCCGCACGGTGTACGTCGACGGCACGCTCGGGCTCGGCGGTCACGCCGAAGCCGTGCTGACGGCGCACCCGGAGACGATCCTGGTGGGTCTGGACCGCGACACCGAGGCGCTGGCGCACTCCGGCCGGCGGCTGGAGCGGTTCGGCGACCGGGTGCACCTGGTGCACGCGGTCTACGACGAGCTGCCGCAGGTGCTGCCGAAGCTGGGCATCGAGAAGGTGGACGGGATCCTGTTCGATCTCGGCGTCTCCTCGCTGCAGCTGGACGAGGCGGACCGCGGGTTCGCCTACGCCCAGGACGCCCCGCTCGACATGCGCATGGACCAGACCTCGGGCACCACGGCCCAGGACATCGTCAACGGTTACTCCGCCCAGGAGCTGTCCCGCGTGCTGCGGGTCTACGGGGAGGAGCGGTTCGCGTCCAGGATCGCGGCGGCGATCGTGCGCGAGCGTGCCAAGGCGCCCATCACGTCGTCGGCGCTGCTGGCCGAGCTGGTGCGGGACTCGATCCCGGCGCCCGCCCGGCGGACCGGGGGACATCCGGCCAAAAGGACGTTTCAGGCACTGCGTATCGAGGTAAACGGTGAACTGTCCACGTGGGAACGTGCGCTGCCGGCCGCGATCGACGTGCTGACGCCCGGCGGGCGGGTGGTGGTGCTGTCGTACCACTCCCTCGAGGACAAGATCACCAAGCAGGCCTTCGCGGCCCGCGCCCGCAGCACCGGACCGGTGGACCTGCCGGTCGAGCTGCCGGGCACCGGGCCGACTCTGCGGCTGCTCACTCGGGGTGGGGCAGAGCTTCCGTCAGAGGAGGAGGTCGCCCGCAACCCGCGGGCGGCGTCGGTGCGGCTGCGGGCCGCACAGCTGATCGAACAGAAACAGGGTCCCTGA
- the mraZ gene encoding division/cell wall cluster transcriptional repressor MraZ, with protein MFLGTHTPKLDDKGRLILPARFRDELAGGVVITKGQERCLYVFPTPEFQRIAGQLAEAPMTHKAARAYSRVFFASAHDEIPDKQGRVTIPGHLREYAGLERDLVVIGASTRVEVWDKTAWDTYLEANEDEFADIEEGVLPGGL; from the coding sequence ATGTTTCTGGGCACCCATACTCCGAAGCTCGACGACAAGGGCCGGCTGATCCTGCCCGCTCGGTTCCGGGACGAGCTGGCAGGAGGTGTCGTGATCACCAAAGGGCAGGAGCGCTGCCTCTACGTCTTTCCGACGCCGGAGTTCCAGCGCATCGCGGGCCAGCTGGCCGAGGCGCCGATGACGCACAAGGCCGCCCGTGCCTACAGCCGGGTGTTCTTCGCCAGTGCCCACGACGAGATCCCTGACAAGCAGGGCCGGGTCACCATCCCCGGCCACCTGCGGGAGTACGCGGGACTCGAGCGGGATCTCGTGGTCATCGGAGCCAGCACCCGGGTCGAGGTCTGGGACAAGACGGCCTGGGACACCTACCTCGAGGCGAACGAGGACGAGTTCGCCGACATCGAGGAGGGGGTGCTGCCCGGCGGTCTGTGA
- a CDS encoding MurT ligase domain-containing protein, whose protein sequence is MPLRASLAASVSRTAAALSRATGRGDGSVIGGKIGMMIDPDLLAHLAEGRRIALVSGTNGKTTTTRFTAAAVGVLGDVATNSFGANMPTGHTSALARAGATPYAVLEVDEHYLAQVLKATHPLVVALLNLSRDQLDRAKEVAMMAQLWRDALAAHPDVHVVANADDPMVVYAAAAHAAAAGTGGVTWFSAGQRWREDAHVCPACGAHIERDEADEDAWRCANGDLTRPAPQWTVDENAVVDPDGIRHEVKLQLPGKVNVGNAATALAVAHHFGVSPADAAPKLGEVASVAGRYAQVDRDGRNIRLLLAKNPASWLEAFDMAEQQPTLLSINARDPDGFDTSWLFDVDFAPLRGRQVLITGDRAFDLAVRLQVNDVPFTHVKTFEEAVAAVPPGRLEVIANYTAFQDIRAELDRVV, encoded by the coding sequence CTGCCGCTGCGCGCCTCACTGGCGGCGTCGGTCTCACGGACCGCCGCGGCGTTGTCGCGCGCGACCGGCCGGGGCGACGGTTCGGTCATCGGCGGGAAGATCGGCATGATGATCGACCCGGACCTGCTCGCCCACCTGGCGGAGGGCCGCCGCATAGCGCTGGTCTCCGGCACCAACGGCAAGACCACCACCACCCGGTTCACGGCAGCGGCGGTCGGCGTGCTCGGCGACGTCGCCACCAACTCGTTCGGCGCGAACATGCCCACCGGGCACACCTCCGCGCTGGCCCGCGCCGGCGCGACGCCGTACGCCGTGCTGGAGGTCGACGAGCACTACCTCGCGCAGGTGCTCAAGGCGACCCATCCGCTGGTGGTGGCGCTGCTCAACCTGTCCCGCGACCAGCTCGACCGGGCCAAGGAGGTGGCGATGATGGCGCAGCTGTGGCGCGACGCCCTCGCCGCCCACCCGGACGTGCACGTCGTCGCCAACGCCGACGACCCGATGGTGGTGTACGCGGCCGCCGCGCACGCCGCAGCCGCGGGCACCGGCGGCGTCACCTGGTTCTCGGCCGGCCAGCGCTGGCGCGAGGACGCCCACGTCTGCCCCGCCTGCGGCGCGCACATCGAGCGCGACGAGGCGGACGAGGACGCCTGGCGCTGCGCCAACGGCGACCTGACCCGGCCCGCGCCGCAGTGGACCGTCGACGAGAACGCCGTGGTCGACCCCGACGGCATCCGCCACGAGGTCAAGCTCCAGCTCCCCGGCAAGGTCAACGTCGGCAACGCGGCGACCGCGCTGGCCGTGGCCCACCACTTCGGGGTCTCCCCCGCCGACGCCGCGCCCAAGCTCGGCGAGGTGGCCAGCGTCGCCGGCCGCTACGCCCAGGTCGACCGCGACGGGCGCAACATCCGCCTGCTGCTGGCCAAGAACCCGGCCAGCTGGCTGGAGGCGTTCGACATGGCCGAGCAGCAGCCCACGCTGCTGTCGATCAACGCGCGAGACCCCGACGGCTTCGACACCAGCTGGCTGTTCGACGTCGACTTCGCCCCGCTGCGCGGCCGCCAGGTGCTCATCACCGGCGACCGGGCCTTCGACCTCGCCGTCCGGCTCCAGGTCAACGACGTGCCCTTCACCCACGTGAAGACATTCGAGGAGGCGGTCGCGGCGGTGCCGCCGGGCCGGCTGGAAGTGATCGCGAACTACACCGCGTTCCAGGACATCCGAGCGGAGTTGGATCGAGTTGTCTAG
- a CDS encoding type 1 glutamine amidotransferase has protein sequence MSSALQIVWVYPDLLSTYGDRGNMLILAHRAKARGIPVETVEVRSDQALPEGDIYLIGGGEDGPQALAAQRLNADRGLHRAVDRRAVVFAVCAGYQLLGNSFFAKGAKCDGLGLVDLHSDRGETRAVGELAGDIDPELGLPMLTGFENHGGRTHLGPGVKPLARVRAGIGNDGVGEGVWAGTVIGTYSHGPALSRNPALADLLLRWATGEENLAAADDTWHTRLRSERLGAVGLV, from the coding sequence TTGTCTAGCGCACTCCAGATCGTCTGGGTCTACCCGGACCTGCTGTCCACGTACGGCGACCGCGGCAACATGCTGATCCTGGCGCACCGCGCCAAGGCGCGCGGCATCCCGGTGGAGACCGTCGAGGTCCGCTCCGACCAGGCCCTGCCCGAGGGTGACATCTACCTCATCGGCGGCGGCGAGGACGGCCCCCAGGCGCTGGCCGCACAGCGGCTCAACGCCGACCGCGGCCTGCACCGCGCCGTGGACCGCCGCGCCGTCGTGTTCGCCGTCTGCGCCGGCTACCAGCTGCTCGGCAACAGCTTCTTCGCCAAGGGCGCCAAGTGCGACGGCCTCGGCCTGGTCGACCTGCACTCCGACCGCGGCGAGACCCGCGCCGTCGGCGAGCTGGCCGGCGACATCGACCCGGAGCTGGGCCTGCCCATGCTGACCGGCTTCGAGAACCACGGCGGGCGCACCCACCTCGGCCCCGGCGTCAAGCCGCTGGCCCGGGTCCGCGCCGGCATCGGCAACGACGGTGTCGGCGAGGGCGTGTGGGCGGGCACCGTCATCGGGACGTACTCGCACGGCCCCGCGCTGTCGCGCAACCCCGCCCTGGCCGACCTGCTGCTGCGCTGGGCCACCGGCGAGGAGAACCTGGCCGCCGCCGACGACACC